From the genome of Amyelois transitella isolate CPQ chromosome 29, ilAmyTran1.1, whole genome shotgun sequence:
TGCGTGTCAGTATCAATTTCATCGTAGCAATAAGGATACTCCGAATACTTGTGCTTACACGTCTTCGTTGTGGGATCACCTTTCTCATCCCGTTTGAATATCTTCATCAGTGACGACGAATTGTTCACTTTGGACGCGGACACTTCAGTGTTATCATCTTTCAGAACTCTCACTCTGGTCGGCAACTTGCCATCTTCCAATTTCTGCCTGCGTTTCCTCCATTCCACGACTACAGTTAAACCTTTTTCGGTGAAATAGAAGAATACAACGCCCAACATGGCGGCTAATCCTTTCCACATACCGTCATCGTGCGAATGTGCCGTTTCATCGTCCATTGGACTCATCGCGTGAGGCATCAAATGTAATAACGCATCACCACACAAAGTGCCCACGGCTAACGCTACTAGAAATTGTAAAAGGTGATTGTAATATGTCTTATGCATTATAGGTATAACTGCTACTCCTAATAAACCACAAGCACTAATAGCTGCTATacttaaagaagaatataaCCAAACGGCGTACATATTCTTCCCTTCTGCTAAATCCAACTGCGTATCGTCTTTTCGCCTATTTCTCTTGTCTAAATTGTTTCTTATAACGCAATTGTTAAGTTCTAGAACATTATCAGCTACTTTGTGATATAGAAGAATGGGGCAGACGTCTTGTAAGGTATCTTTTGTGATAATCGCGTCAGTTTCATGATCGTCATgatggccgtgtggttttaaCCGGGTATTTACAGTGCTTATTAACTCTTCGCTGCCCACACACTGTAAAAGAAAGGTTTTATTGTagaaagagtaaaaaaaaaagacacgTCGACGATAAAGCgagataaatatttacgaGACAATTCGAAGTTATTGGATTCCATcttcaaagataaaataattgataataaatacttctaaaaataaacaatgtgccgtgtggttcccggcaccaatacaaaaaagaataggaccactccatctctttcccatggatgtcgtaaaaggcgactaagggataggcttacaaacttgggattcctttttaggcgatgggctagtaacctgtcactatttgaatctcaattctatcattaagccaaatagctgaacgtggccattcagtcttttcaagactgttggctttgtctaccccgcaagggatatagacgtgaccatatgtatgtatgtaaaaataaacaacagctCGTTTCGCATCGTGCCCTGGTCGGGGATCGAACCCTGTACTTTGTGTCTCACGACGCTGAACTACTACCATTGCATCGAACAAGCTGTCAAAGACACGCCTTTATAATGAAGTACAATTTGGTATAAATTCCCACGAGAGTGAAGTCAGGGGCACAGTTTCAACTAGAGatcaaaaataacagaatCCATCTTGATATGTCAAGGTAGCAGGCATATCAATCAATAGGTCTTTGAACTGTTGGATATTTCTTATCACTGACTACgatattttttgatatgaacaataaaaatcattgaCGAGTCTTCatcctatatgtatatatgaaaaaGGACTTGATTGGCTGTACAAATGACTTTTTGGGACATTCTAATTTAAAAAGGCACGCGGCACGGATCATTTTTATCGTGTGGTtatatagaataggaccactcaatctctttcacatggatgccgtaaaaggagactaaagGAAAGGGTAATAAAATTAGCTAGCTACCTAttactattcgaatctcactTCCAttattgagccatacagctgaccgTTGCGTAGTCTTTACgagactgccggctctgtctgcACCGTAAGCGACAGAGACGTGATCACACGAATGTAGGTACGTATGCAATctttcattaatattaaaacacaaatatgaaAGGTGTTACTTACACTAACAATTTCAGTATCAGTCGCCGTCTGCCCAATATGCGTTATCTTCTCATTCTTCTCCTCCCTCCCCACCTTCAGCTTCCCCAAATCCAACTTGTCCAGCATCCTGTTGAAACCCGTCAAATTCATGGTCACACCACCATCTTCGCCGTACAGTTTCAAAATTTGCTCCGAATAATACGAATTCGGATCAACCTTCGCGTCTCTCTTCGTCCTATCTCTCTGTCGGATTTTCTGCAATTTCTGATGATATCTAGCTTTGGATTCCTCTCTTCTCTTTTCTTCTATCAGATTCGAATGTTCCACGTCGATACTCGGATCGTATGTTAGCACTCCATCTTTTTGTATATCGATGTGTGAACCGCAAGTGTGCGCAGCGCATAGCAGGCAGAACATACATACTGTAACTATGTGACGCGCCATATTTACgcttaaactatatatataatatatatatatatatgtgtgtatatatttttagcttATATTTAGATTATTCCATAGACGCTCGCGGGTCATATGACTGGAAATCTGAAACAAGCGACAGTTGTGTTAAGTCATACATATCATAACATTTCTGAGAATTAATATCGTTATATGAATGCTTGGCTTGTTGTAAACTTATAATAAACGTTTGTAACCCAATCTTTGTCTGTACGTTGGAGATTTATTACTAACGACCGCCCACAAGTCCGCTCATGACTACTGATAcacttattgttatttttcgtGAGAATACAACAACATACAACTGCCCAAGAAAATTATGCCGTGCATTTTCccgcactttagaatagaccaggtttaaaagcctatcccttagtcgcctttttcgacagggagtggttctattctcaagtgtcggtaaccacacggcacacacagaGTCATGGACATTATGTATCTTCACAAAATGAAACTTATAACATTGAACacagaaattaaaagaaatggaTTTATCTAATTTTGGGCTTATTTGCAgtgaacattttaaataagaataatgatGCAAAACTAAAGACTTCCGCTTTATAAacgtgtataaaaaaataagaattctaTTCCTCATTGTACCgagaaataaatagatttcatCTTTTTGTAGTCGCGCGGCGgcgtagtattttttttatttgtttttttttttattttatttatttttttataattggaaGCTTAGACCTTGTGCTAGTTTGTCAGACAGCACGTGCTATGATTGGTTGGATCCTTTTTGACCCAGGTCACTCGACTCgattataaattgaatttttatatgCTTGAATTtatatgtggatgaagcgaaggaagtgtgcagagatcgtggcaagtggaaagaggaagtctctgcctacccctccgggatagaggcgtgattttatgtatgtattgaatttatattatttatcattctTACATTTATTACAGGCTAGCCCGATGCGATAATATCacttcactacatattataagaGCCCCGTTTTTCTCTGTTTTTACGTtttgcgctaatctcagagaattgtgatattttttctttttttttaacgttttcCGAGgacttttatatctataaatgctacacGTGCGAAGCCGAGCCTGATCgctagtttttatataaacaaatagtttttatttttatatgggaACTGGTGATCATTAGTGACATAGTGTGAATTCGCTCAGGGTGCAATAAAATgtgcataatataatattgaataaattaattaaagtgtAATATTGAGTGAAAGAATAAGATTCATCTCgctatgtaaattttttaaagtatcttttctatatttagcCTTAcatatgtggatgaagcgaaggaagtatgcagagatcgtggcaagtggaaagaggtagtctctgcctacccctccgggaaagaggcgtgattttatgtatgcatgtatgtatttagccTTACATTTGTAATGTAAGTTTACAGTGttatacatccagttgcctgaatgtgcaggttacgACCGCAAgcattttataagtttaatttttttaaccagGTTaagaacaattattttaagtatttcagTAATCTTTGTCACAGTACTTTTTTAGTAACAAATATAACTAAACTGAAATAAATCACGGGAATTGTCAGCGGTAAGATTAGCCAAATCTGCACATAACGCTTGTTTTGTCTAAATTATTACAGGCAGCGCCTGTAATAATTTAGACGATTCCTAAATAATAGGAACCCGCATTTCCTAAATAATGGCGTTGCCTATAATAATTTCTAGTAATCGGCAGGTGCCAAGCGGAACAAGCCGACAATTCGTCACGGCCAATTACGCCGATCCGAATCGTCGATTTTACCAGCGAAGAGCgattgatttgtttctttttgtcaGACACGTTTCTTGTAGACAGTGAATTTTCTTGTTGCCAGTCTCGTTAATTGATTGTCGTTATCCTCTTAGCGTTTTTGCTGGCGTCAAAGTGGATGACTCTTTTcttagttatgtacattagttgcGGTGCTAACCGAAGATTTTACAGTTAGGGTATACATCGTGTAAGAAATCTGCATATGTAGGCTTCTGGATTGTGTTATCATGGATCCGATATGGATCAGGTTCGTCACCggaggttgcggaggtcagaccggagtcgcttcgtgtaaaaacctaatttaaataattcaggatcatggtcaaagacgCATTCTTGGCTCCTCTCcatatattattagtaatttACAAAGTAACTTAAAAATAGTGTTAGCAACAGAAaacaagtattaaaaaatattccacaGAGCGACAAGACTGTACGTGCTACCAGCAAGGATCCCACCCTCTGATCACTGGTATTTCTACATCCACCGTGGTGTGAAGATGAATCCAGTGGTATAGTAATATATACAGTACAGTTATACACGATGcagttagtaaataaataatgggaCGAATGTCTCGGTGTAAAGTGGACTACATCGTTTCGATTCGAAAAAGCCAATAAGTCTAGAAAATCGATTACACTGATTATTACCTAGAAACGACCTGATTTGGGGAAATTTATCACTTCCGTATAGGGTAATTGACTTTTCAGGGTAAAAAATACGATTCAGTACTTGTGAGAACTATTTCTAGATTGACCAGtgaccagtttttttttctattttcaagCCGAAatgctaaacgtggcctatctatcttttcaagactgttggctcgctttatcccgcaagggatatagacgtgactatatgtatgagtattttttttaataaagtaaaatttatttggattttttcaattaaagtcATTTACCAAGTTAATTTAAAGTGAATGTGTGCCGGCAAGCGgtgttttgtatgtatgtatgttctgtAAAAAAGGGGTTTGAAACgaggttttattaaatttttttagaaccagaacaattttaaaaaaatcacctaTTTTCTCTGTCCGTACGTATGTGCttatctcggaaagttgttgACGGGAAGCTGAAATTGTATATAAccgttgaaaataaaaagaaaattaaaatattacattattgtaataatttattaaaatattacaataaacgtgattttttcttcgtatttttttttttgttcaacaTTATAAACGGTTACAGATAGACGCTTAAAATTCTCAtcaaatatttacttgtatgttacctttaaaaaaacatcattaaataaaatttaagtaattaagaGGCTACCAAACAACAAAcgcaaattataataatatataaataaatattaacgaaATCCTTCGTGCGCGAAGccaactcgcacttggcctgtttttaatgtatttaaaaaaaaagacgtaCCTATACATATGACCACGagttgaattaacattagggcGAATTGAATAACAAAATGGTTTTTAATCCACATATAACGGGGGTgataatagctgaacgtggccattcagttttttcaagactgttggctctaccccgcaaggaatatagacgtgaccatatgtatgtatgtatgtttgcataACGGGGGTTCAGATTTACTTGTTGTATAGAATTGGCCTTTAGCCTTTAGCCTCGACCTCCACCTTGGACAAGTGGAGACATCGCCACCACTACGAGACCCAATTTGGAATCGGGGTTAGTATATCAACCGCTGACATAAACTATTTTGATACACGTAGGTTGTATAGGCAAAGacgtattattattacctacTGTCCTGGCAAACgttttagtataaataaaatatataatttttaagttatacatacatacatatgctcacgtctatgtcccttgcggggtagacagagccaacagtcttgaaaagactgaatgaccacgttcagctgtttggtttaatgatagaattgtgattcaaatagtgacaggttgctagcccatcgcctaaaaaagaatcccaagttaataagcctatcccttagtcgccttttacgacaagcattattaattaatgattatttaaaaacgttgaTTTCCTGCATGGTTTCTTTTTTGTCGCAATAAAAACTAGTCTCACCCTCAGGGTCAACACTATCTTTGtacaaaaatttcatcaaaatcggttcagtgatttaggcgtgaaagcgtaacagatGGAGAGACAGAGTTACTTTCGCGTTAATAATGTTAGTGGGGACTTGCGACTGTCCGCGGCTTCGCAAACTCTACGGGAACAGTGTATTTTCGGgatgtaaaaatattcatttccTTCTCAGTAGGTATTTGTAATGGCTCTGGGCGTGCTTTGTTTAGTTTTTGTCCGCGAATTTGCACGCAAAATGACCcgttttgccgtgtggttcccggcaccaataaaaaaaataaaagaaccacctctttcacatggatgtaataaaaggcgagtaagggacagacttataaacttgagattctttctttaggcgatgggctagcaacctgacactatttgaatctcaattctatcattaagcctaacagatgaacgtggtctttaagacttttggctctgacCACccctataaatatatgtaggtatgaccCC
Proteins encoded in this window:
- the LOC106133183 gene encoding zinc transporter foi, with amino-acid sequence MARHIVTVCMFCLLCAAHTCGSHIDIQKDGVLTYDPSIDVEHSNLIEEKRREESKARYHQKLQKIRQRDRTKRDAKVDPNSYYSEQILKLYGEDGGVTMNLTGFNRMLDKLDLGKLKVGREEKNEKITHIGQTATDTEIVSCVGSEELISTVNTRLKPHGHHDDHETDAIITKDTLQDVCPILLYHKVADNVLELNNCVIRNNLDKRNRRKDDTQLDLAEGKNMYAVWLYSSLSIAAISACGLLGVAVIPIMHKTYYNHLLQFLVALAVGTLCGDALLHLMPHAMSPMDDETAHSHDDGMWKGLAAMLGVVFFYFTEKGLTVVVEWRKRRQKLEDGKLPTRVRVLKDDNTEVSASKVNNSSSLMKIFKRDEKGDPTTKTCKHKYSEYPYCYDEIDTDTHDDHHLRDGQIPPSPQPKHNNSVSVVSSNALNTEGKEEPTAKDWLLKESPAVVEMNNIKHKEDGAKDLKDGDSYTVILREHSRAHHGHSHAHGHVHAPPSSMSSVAWMVIMGDGLHNFTDGMAIGAAFQSNIAGGFSTAIAVLCHELPHELGDFAVLLKAGMSVKRAVCYNVLSSALCLLGMVCGVAVGDTPAATRWLFAIAAGTFLYIALVDMMPELSTSHSNEGTLCQCILQLMGLATGIGVMLVIAMYEHDLKNLFG